A genome region from Arachis duranensis cultivar V14167 chromosome 6, aradu.V14167.gnm2.J7QH, whole genome shotgun sequence includes the following:
- the LOC107494154 gene encoding uncharacterized protein LOC107494154, which produces MGFEKAGAERKLQLAELETLRLEAYDNSRLYKEKVKAVHDKHIKRSEFRPGDLVLLYNSRLRLMPGKLRSRWEGPYKVKKAEPNRVFHLSHPSSSNLIKVNGHRLKLYHGEKMNENKELEVFLLKDPATEAD; this is translated from the coding sequence atgggatttgagaaggCTGGTGCTGAAAGGAAGCTACAATTGGCAGAACTGGAGACCCTTCGACTTGAAGCATATGACAATTCCAGACTgtacaaagagaaggtgaaagCTGTGCATGACAAGCATATCAAGAGAAGTGAGTTTAGACCTGGAGATCTAGTTCTCCTTTATAACTCAAggctgaggctcatgccaggcaagctgagaTCAAGGTGGGAAGGACCCTACAAAGTAAAGAAGGCAGAGCCAAATAGAGTCTTCCACCTGAGCCACCCTTCGAGTTCCAATCTCATCAAAGTCAATGGACATCGCTTAAAGCTGtatcatggtgagaagatgaatgaaaataaagagCTAGAGGTTTTCCTCTTGAAGGACCCAGCAACAGAAGCAGATTAA